CGCGCAGACACCCGATCCACCGCGCGATGGAAGGGATACCCCATGCCGGCGAGAAGCGTAGGGACACCCCCCTTCACTTTCTTCCGCTCGGTGATCGCGGTACCGGCGGCAATTTCGATCGGGTAGTAGCTCTCCACGAGCTCAGCCGGCTCGCCATTCAGCTTTAGCAGCTGACGGCGCAGCACCGCGGTTCCATCCGATGCGATGCCGAGGGCCTTGGCAACCGACAGCGGCGGGACGACCTCGGCGACCTGAAGCAGCTCACTCTCCGCCGTCATTCCCCGACGCTGGGCCTCAGCGATCCAGCGGTAGGGCTCCCCTGGTTCAACCGGCGCGAAGTACGCCGCTGGCCGCATGGCGGTCATCCTGTGCTCTCTGACGGTGATGCCCTTGCCCCTGTGCCCGACGACCAGGCCCTCTTCCTTCAGGGCACGCATGGCGTTCTGCACTGCAGTCGTGGAGGCGCCGAACTCCTTGCACATGTCCCCGGTCGAAGGGAGGTCTTCGCCGGCCTCAATGTCCCCAGACAGGATCTGGTCTCGGTACTCCGCTGCGATCCGCAGGTGAGCAGTGCGGTTGTCGCCTTCGTGCGCCCTCTGCCGTTCCTCGGACGTCCTGCGCAGTCCCATCAGTTGACCTTCATTTCGTAGCGGAGTCGTCGTTCGCTGCCTGGCGTCACCATCACGCTGAACTCGATCGGTCGTTCGCCTTGGTCCCTTGCCAGGCGCGTGAGGACCAGTACGGGTTCGTGCGCCGAGAGGCGCAGCGCTGACGCTTCGTGGTCTGTGGGCAGCCGGCTTTCGACGTCTTCGACGACAGAGGCGATTCTGTGGCCCAGGCCGGTAAGGAGCGTGACCGCTCCCCCGCGGATCTTCTTGTTGGCCGCAAGCGCCGTTCCGGCCGCGATCGCCCCCGGGTACCAGGAACTGGCGATCTCTACCGGGTGCCCGTCGAGCTCGATGAGGCGTTGCCGGTGAACGACGGTGTGCCCTGGCCGGAGGTCAAGCTCGTCGGCAACGAGGGTCGGTGCTGGGGTCGTCTCCACGAGGAGCAGGCGCTGCGATCCCACCCCGCCGCGGAGTTCGGCTTCGGCGCTCCAGGCGTCCGCACCGCTTCGTGGGCGCAGGTAGGCGGCCGAGTCGCTGGACCACTTGTCATCGCTGCTGCTCACGGCGCCCCTCGCATCGCTTCACCTGCTCAAAGGTAACGCCTTGTACCTGTTCTTGAAAGGCTACAAGGTTCTCCACCTTGTCTCCTAAGCGGTAAGGCGATAACGTTGGAGCCGTTGGAAGACAACAAAGAAGCGGAGATACGCATGCTCACAGTCAAGGAGGTGGCCAACCGCCTCGGAGTCAGCCAGTCCACCGTCTACCGATGGGTCCAGGACGGAGAGCTCGCTGCCGAGCGAGACAAGAAGCCCAGCCCGGTCAAGCGGAAGCGCAACTACCAGGGCAACATCCGCATCCCCGAGGGACTGGTCGACGCAATGCTCGCCGGCGAGCAGGAAGCCGCCTGATGCCGGCCTCACCGAACCCCCGCTGGTGGGACGGCTACGACGACCCCTACGGCCCCGCCGCCAGCCGGCCCCAGCCCTCCCACCCCATCCCCGCACTCGGAGCCCCACACATCGCAGGCCCCACCATCACCACCAAGGAGAACCCCATGGGATACGCCGGCAACTACAACGAGCGCCAGCCGCTCGCCGAACTCGTCATCGTCCCCGAGCCCACCCCCGAGCCGCCCGCCGAGCCCAAGCCCGAGTCCGAGTGAGCGACGACAACTGGGCCCGCGGCCCCGTGGTCCCCAAGATCCCCGGCCAACGAAAGAAGCCCCCACCGACCCCGAAGAAGGAGAAGCCCTGATGGCCACCTTCCAGGAGCAGCAGGACAACGCCCTCACCGTCGCCCGCACCCTCGGCGACATCCCCACCAACACCACCCCCGCCGACGCCCAAGCTGTCATCGACCAGCTCGCCGACCGGCAGGTGTTCGACAACTCCGTCCGGCTCCTCCGCCAGCTCGGCTGGGAACAGCCCGCCGCCGCCTGAAAGGGGCCCCATGTTCAGCCCCACCACCGCCAACCACCTCGCCAACGCCCGAGCCGCAGTCAACCGCGGCGACAACACCGCCGCCGAAGAAGCCCTCCTCGCAGCCGCCCGCGAAGGCACCACCGAAGACCGCGCCCGCCTCGCCTCGTACGTCTCACGCCACCTCGACCACATCAACGGCCGCGACTGAGAGGAGCAGGCAATGACCTTCAAGGTCAAGGACAAGGTCACCGTCACCCACGGCGAATGGGCCGGCAAGACCGGCACCGTCTACTACGTCGAAGACGGCGGCAAGGTCTTCGTCACGGGCCTCCGACCCTTCGGTCTCAACGGCCTCATCGGCGGCATCGGCCTCCACCCCAACCAGCTCGCCCACGCCAACCGCTGAAAGGACAGCCCGTGGCCGACACCGCGTACGTCATCACCGTCACCCACCCCGACGGCACCCCCTACCAGGACCAGATCTCCGCCAACCTCCACACCCCGTCCGTCGTCACCGTCTACACGACCGACGACCGCGACCAGCGCGTCGCCGCCATCCAGGCAGCCGGCCTCACCCCCCACGTCCGCGAAGCCTGAAAGGAACAACCACCGTGAAGAACGCCGGCGCCTACCTCACCGCCAAGGTCATCAGCATCTTCTGGAACCCCCAGAAGACCCTGTACGCCCTCGCAGGGTTCGGCCTCGCCGGCATCTTCACCGGCACCAACCCCATCACCGAGGCCCGCACCCCACTCATCATCGGCACCGCGATCCTCGCCGCCCTCGACACCATCGCCTGGTACCTGACCCGCAACCACGCAACGTGGCTCCTCACCATCACCAACCCCGACGGCAGCCCCTACGTAGCGCCGTGGGGCGAGGACTGCGGCATGGAGATCGACAACCAGGACGAACTGCAGACCCGCGTCACCGCAGTCACCGCCGCCGGCCTGGTCCCCCACGTCCACCAAGCCTGAGGACCGACCGTGAAGAACCCCTTCAACCGCGACCGCATGCACTGCGAGCCGTTCGAGATCGAAGACGCCGCCCGCATGGAAGCCAACCGCCAGCGCCTCATCGCCACCGACCCCGATGCCAAGGCAATCCTCATCACCAACATCGAGGCCGCGCACCAGTCCTGGAAGGTCAACACCAAGTTCAGCGCCGAGCAGGTCGCCTACAGCAACGCGAAGCACAGCAAGGGCGAAGGCCACCTCTACCAGCAGCTCTTCGCCTGACTCAGCCCCGGGGCGGTCGTCCATCCGACCAAGAACGCCGACCGCCCCGGGCACACCCACCGCCCACCAACGAGCAGCAAGGCAACCATCATGGCCCTCCTCAACCGACTCTCCAACCGCCTCGTCAACGCCACCACCGACCGCGTCGATTCATGGGGCCGCTCCATCGCCGCCCAGATCCCCACCAACGCCGGCGAGAACGAAATGCGCCGCCGCCACGCCGACTGGGCCCGCACCGCCGAACTCCACCGCACCTACTGGACCGCCGACAGCAAGTACTACTGGGTATCCGTCGGCGGCAACGGCGGCGGCGACCAGCTCATCGCCACCAACGCCTACGTCTTCGTCCGCCGCGACACCACCGGCCTCGTCACCAAGGCCGGCGCCCACAGCTGGGACCTGTTCTTCCAGGCCGGCCTCAAGGGCTTCACCACCGTCGAGCCGCCGAAGCCGCCGAAGGGCGAGGAGTTCTTCGTCCGCGGTGACCTGCGTGACCTCCCGGCGGACTGGGTCATCACCCGGTGAAGCACACGCCCATCAGCGAGTTCCGCACCTTCGGCGGCGCCCGCATCACCATCCACCGCGCCACGTTGTTCGCCTTCTGGTTCCGCGGCTACGGCTGGAAATGCTCCGGCTGCGGCACCAGCCAGTCGCACACCCAAGCCGGACAGCCCGTGCAGCTCGCCACCGCCGAGCAAGCCGCCGACACCCACGCCAGCACCTGCCGCCGCGTCCCCGCCTGACGGCCGTACGGCGCCGCACAGCCCCAGCTGTGCGGCAGCCGCAGGCACTCAGACACCCCACCATCCAGCCCGCAGGAAGGAGCACGGCCATGGAACACAACGTCATCACCATCAACGGACAGCCCTACCCGACGCGGAACTACCCGCTTCTCCCCATCGCCGCCTACGGCAGCCGCGACCTCTACAACCTCAACGACACCCAGTACCGCACGTCCGTCGCCATCCACGAAGCCGGCCACGCCATCGCCCACCTCGCCGGCGGCAACGCCCACCTCGTCCACGTCAGCCTCGCCGACGACCTCGACGTCGAAGTCAACGGCGCCGTGGAGGCGTGGTCCTACGACCGCCACGCACCCGCCGCAGTCATCGCAGACTGCGCTGGCGAGCGAGCCGTCGACATGTGGCTCCACATCGCCGGCCTGTGGACGGACGAACGCGCCATCGCCGCCGAGATCGCCGCCCACTTCGACCGGGCCCTCGCACTCGCCGTGCCCGGCATGACCCACGCCCTCCTGCGCGGCATGCACGACCCCACCGACGACCTCCTTGCCGCCCACTGGCCCAGCGTCGAGGCCGTAGCCGAAGCCCTCATCACCGCCCGGCACCTGACCGGCGACCAGGTCGCCCACATCACCGGCCTGCCCAATCGGGAGCAGCCGTGACCCAGCCCACCGCCTACGACCGCGCCCTCGAAGCCGAACGCCAACTCGCCGCCGGCCTCGGAGGCGAAGATACCGTCGACTACTGGATGAACAAAGCCGCAGAGGAGGACCAGCAGTGAACCGCCGACCCGCCGGCCCCGCCGAACATCAGACCCTCTCCACCATCGCCATCGCCGT
The sequence above is a segment of the Kitasatospora sp. NBC_00240 genome. Coding sequences within it:
- a CDS encoding GntR family transcriptional regulator, producing MGLRRTSEERQRAHEGDNRTAHLRIAAEYRDQILSGDIEAGEDLPSTGDMCKEFGASTTAVQNAMRALKEEGLVVGHRGKGITVREHRMTAMRPAAYFAPVEPGEPYRWIAEAQRRGMTAESELLQVAEVVPPLSVAKALGIASDGTAVLRRQLLKLNGEPAELVESYYPIEIAAGTAITERKKVKGGVPTLLAGMGYPFHRAVDRVSARTPTADQGVYLKMPVGELPVLRTFRTVYSADDRVIEVTVMAKAGHLYELEYEVASDQLGG
- a CDS encoding UTRA domain-containing protein, translated to MSSSDDKWSSDSAAYLRPRSGADAWSAEAELRGGVGSQRLLLVETTPAPTLVADELDLRPGHTVVHRQRLIELDGHPVEIASSWYPGAIAAGTALAANKKIRGGAVTLLTGLGHRIASVVEDVESRLPTDHEASALRLSAHEPVLVLTRLARDQGERPIEFSVMVTPGSERRLRYEMKVN
- a CDS encoding helix-turn-helix domain-containing protein, with amino-acid sequence MEDNKEAEIRMLTVKEVANRLGVSQSTVYRWVQDGELAAERDKKPSPVKRKRNYQGNIRIPEGLVDAMLAGEQEAA